GGCGGCGTCCCCCCTGGGACGTTTTATCGCTGATGGTAATGGCTTGTGTGTACTGTCAGCCATACGGGAGAATCTGGTATCAATTCGCCAGCTGAGTCATCATGCGGGCAAACTTGACAGCCAAGGAATGCTTTCGCCATGTTGATGCGTTTACTGCTCCCCACTGTATTATTGCTGCCGCTTCTAGGTTGCCAGACCACGACTGCCGCCGCGCCTGCATCCGACCAATCCACTGTGTCGTCTTCTGCAGAGCCTGCAACCGACAGTACGACGCAGGCTCCGGTACCTCAGGCCAGTAGTTTCGAGGAATGGTTGGCGGGTTTCCGTCGTGAGGCGCTGGCTGAAGGCATCGATGCGGCCACTGTTGACCGTGCTCTCGATGGCTTGCGCTTCCGTCCCCGAGTGATTGAGCTGGATGGCTCTCAGCCGGAGTTCGTGCGCCCGATCTGGGAGTACCTCGATACTGCCGTGTCCGATGCACGTATAAGCCAGGGACGAGACAAGCTGGCCGCGAACCGCAGTGCTGTCGATGCCGCCGCCCGCGACTATGGTGTGCCGGGGGAAGTGCTGGTGGCAATCTGGGGAATCGAGAGCAACTATGGCCAGAATTTTGGTGACTTCTCGACTCTCGAGTCGCTGGCGACGCTGGGTTATGAAGGCAGGCGTCATGAATTTGCCCGTTCGGAGTTGTTGGCTGCTCTGCGTATCATCGAAGCTGGTGATATTGCCCCTGAACGCATGAAGGGCTCATGGGCAGGTGCCATGGGGCACACTCAGTTCATGCCTTCCAGCTTCGTGGAGTATGCTCGTGATGGCGACGGTGATGGCCGGCGCGATATCTGGGCCAGCATCCCTGACGTCATGGCTTCGACGGCCAACTATCTCGATCGAGCCGGGTGGCGTGAAGGAGAGCCCTGGGGAGTGGAAGTTGAACTGCCGAACGGCTTTGACTATAGCCAGACGGAGATCACCGTACGCCATGGCTCGGCACAGTGGGCCGATCAGGGAGTCGTGGCGTTGGGCGGAGGCGCATTGCCGAATTTCGCCGAGGCATCGGTGATTACTCCGGCTGGTGCACGTGGTCCAGCGTTCCTGGTGGGTCCAAACTTCCGTGCTATCCTGCGCTACAACAATGCCACCAGCTATGCGCTGGCGGTGGCCAAGCTGAGCGACCGTATCGCTGGACGCTCCGGCATTCAAGCGAGCTGGCCACGCGATGAGCAGCCTTTGTCTCGCAGCCAGGTGCGCGAGATGCAGACGCAATTGAATGCGCAGGGTTATGACGTGGGAACACCGGATGGCATTACCGGTCCCAATACCCGCGCGGGGCTCAGAGCCTGGCAGAACGCGCAAGGGCTGGTGCCGGACGGCTTCGCCACCGTGCACGTGTTGCAACAGTTGCAGCGCTGAGACCACTCTTCCCGCGATGGCTTCTGGCCCGCGGTTATCAACAGCTGACAGCAGCTCGTCCGCCTGCTGGTGACAGGCGGCGATTGACGATGAGGATCACCGATGATCGTGAGCAGAGTCTCTCTTGTCCGAGCCTTCAGGTTGGCCCCATTGGCGTTCGCGCTCTTGCCGCTTGCAGGTGTTGTCCCGGCTGTAGCCGCCGATGATCAGAGTGATCCGGAGGTCTTCGGTTGGGTTGAGAAGGCCACGCTTGAGCCCTGGGATATCGAGATCAAGGCCAAGCTGGATAGTGGGGCGCTGACGTCATCCCTTGATGCGCGTGATATCGAGCGTTTCGAAAAGGATGGCGAACCCTGGGTGCGCTTTGCTCTTGAACTGAAAGATGAGGCGACCG
This Halomonas huangheensis DNA region includes the following protein-coding sequences:
- a CDS encoding lytic murein transglycosylase; the encoded protein is MLMRLLLPTVLLLPLLGCQTTTAAAPASDQSTVSSSAEPATDSTTQAPVPQASSFEEWLAGFRREALAEGIDAATVDRALDGLRFRPRVIELDGSQPEFVRPIWEYLDTAVSDARISQGRDKLAANRSAVDAAARDYGVPGEVLVAIWGIESNYGQNFGDFSTLESLATLGYEGRRHEFARSELLAALRIIEAGDIAPERMKGSWAGAMGHTQFMPSSFVEYARDGDGDGRRDIWASIPDVMASTANYLDRAGWREGEPWGVEVELPNGFDYSQTEITVRHGSAQWADQGVVALGGGALPNFAEASVITPAGARGPAFLVGPNFRAILRYNNATSYALAVAKLSDRIAGRSGIQASWPRDEQPLSRSQVREMQTQLNAQGYDVGTPDGITGPNTRAGLRAWQNAQGLVPDGFATVHVLQQLQR